From Salvia splendens isolate huo1 chromosome 3, SspV2, whole genome shotgun sequence, a single genomic window includes:
- the LOC121793644 gene encoding octanoyltransferase LIP2, mitochondrial-like, translating into MRGPRSIEIWKMGAVNYLEALKLQEKLASDRKTHKIKDTSLSLQHPPTFTLGKRRTVHNVLVSEAELKAMGAELHYTERGGDATFHGPHQAILYPIISLRDIGIGARKYVENLESTMIELASLYGVKARAGETGETGVWVGRRKIGAIGVRISSGVTSHGLAFNIDPDLNYFKHIVPCGIPDKEVTSLQKEVGLGQKLPSEQVIHEQLVSCFTKIFGYTDITWRDKTSVSSDGHE; encoded by the coding sequence ATGAGAGGTCCTAGAAGCATTGAGATATGGAAGATGGGTGCTGTCAATTATTTGGAGGCACTTAAGCTGCAAGAGAAATTGGCATCTGATAGAAAAACACACAAGATCAAAGACACCTCGTTGTCTCTACAGCATCCACCCACATTCACTCTTGGCAAACGGCGGACTGTTCACAATGTATTGGTTTCCGAGGCTGAGCTCAAAGCAATGGGAGCAGAGCTTCACTATACTGAAAGAGGAGGCGACGCTACATTTCATGGTCCTCATCAGGCCATTTTGTACCCTATTATCTCCTTGAGAGATATTGGCATAGGGGCCAGAAAATACGTGGAGAATCTTGAGTCAACAATGATTGAGTTGGCTTCTCTATATGGCGTTAAAGCTCGTGCTGGAGAAACGGGTGAGACGGGGGTTTGGGTTGGCCGGAGAAAGATTGGGGCGATTGGGGTTCGCATATCTTCTGGAGTTACATCCCATGGTTTGGCTTTCAACATCGATCCCGACTTGAACTACTTCAAACACATTGTGCCATGCGGGATACCGGATAAAGAAGTCACTTCTTTGCAAAAGGAGGTGGGGCTGGGGCAGAAGCTTCCTTCTGAACAAGTCATTCATGAGCAATTGGTTTCATGTTTCACAAAAATATTTGGCTATACTGATATTACATGGAGAGACAAAACATCGGTATCCTCGGATGGTCATGAATGA